A DNA window from Salvelinus alpinus chromosome 39, SLU_Salpinus.1, whole genome shotgun sequence contains the following coding sequences:
- the tcirg1a gene encoding V-type proton ATPase 116 kDa subunit a 3 isoform X2 — MGAFFRSEEVCLVQLFLQSGSAYNCVSELGELGLVEFRDLNPNVNSFQRKFVNEVRRCEEMEKTFTYLEQEIVRSLFPPQVGPLPTPSPLPSAPQPRELMAIEEESERLARELREVSRNRDCLMNQLIQLSQYRGVLIQTHTLTVSQAHPPSTLETVALLDNRQDIRLSFVAGVVHPWKVPSFERLLWRACRGYIIVDFREMEERLELPETGEMVQWTVFLISFWGEQIGQKVKKICDCFHTHTFDYPEGTTEREKILHGLQGRIVDIKTVLSQTEHYLQQLLCRSVAVLPQWKVRVQKCKAVQAVLNLCSPSVTDKCLIAEAWCPVRKLLLLQSALIEGTRKNGSGVDSFYNRLPDPGTPPPTLFHTNSFTAGFQSIVDAYGVARYREVNPAVYTIITFPFLFAVMFGDVGHGLLMTMAALWMVLQERDLNLRTNDNEIWQMMFGGRYLILLMGLFSIYTGAVYNECFSKGLSPFPSGWHLQPMFQHYNWSDETLRENQYLTLDPNVTGVFQGPYPFGIDPIWRLANNHLTFLNSYKMKMSVIIGVVHMTFGVCLSFFNYIHLNQLSSVFLVLIPELLFMQCLFGYLVFMVLFKWVAFSPQDSDRAPSILIHFIDMFLFTEDEDNPPLYHGQMIVQRVLVVVALASVPVLLLGKPLYLYYNHRRRANTRGGEERPLVTDTSSINALQGDLEEGGTREEEEFDTADVFMHQAIHTIEYCLGCISNTASYLRLWALSLAHAQLSEVLWVMVMRISLSWQGYVGSVVLAVIFSFFATLTVSILLVMEGLSAFLHALRLHWVEFQNKFYSGTGYKLNPFSFSSILNPL; from the exons ATGGGCGCGTTCTTCCGGAGCGAGGAGGTGTGTCTCGTGCAGCTCTTTCTCCAATCGGGGTCAGCCTACAACTGCGTCAGCGAGCTTGGAGAGCTGGGACTGGTCGAATTCAGAGAC TTGAACCCCAATGTCAACTCGTTCCAGAGGAAGTTTGTGAACGAGGTGCGGCGCTGTGAGGAGATGGAGAAGACCTTCA cGTACCTGGAGCAGGAGATCGTTCGGTCCCTGTTCCCCCCGCAGGTGGGTCCTCTCCCCACCCCCAGCCCCTTGCCCTCCGCCCCCCAGCCCAGAGAACTCATGGCCATcgaggaggagagcgagaggcTGGCCAGGGAGCTacgagag GTGTCCAGGAACAGAGACTGCCTGATGAACCAGCTGATCCAGCTCAGCCAATACAGAGGGGTTCTGATCCAGACACACACCCTCACCGTCTCACAG GCTCATCCTCCCTCTACTCTGGAGACTGTTGCCTTACTGGACAACAGACAAGACATCAGGCTGAG TTTTGTGGCTGGCGTGGTCCACCCGTGGAAGGTTCCGTCGTTTGAGCGGCTGCTATGGCGAGCGTGCCGCGGTTACATCATCGTCGATttcagggagatggaggagaggctGGAGCTTCCTGAAACA GGCGAGATGGTCCAGTGGACAGTCTTCCTCATCTCTTTCTGGGGCGAGCAGATTGGACAGAAAGTCAAGAAGATCTGTGATTG tTTTCACACCCACACCTTTGACTACCCAGAGGGCAcgacggagagagagaagattcTGCACGGGCTGCAGGGAAGGATAGTAGACATCAAAACG GTCCTCTCCCAGACGGAACATTACCTGCAGCAGTTGTTGTGTCGCTCGGTGGCCGTGCTGCCCCAGTGGAAGGTGCGGGTCCAGAAGTGCAAGGCCGTCCAGGCCGTGCTCAACCTCTGCAGCCCCTCCGTCACTGACAAGTGTCTGATCGCCGAGGCCTGGTGTCCCGTCAGGAaactgctgctgctgcagagCGCCCTGATAGAGGGAacg agGAAGAACGGTAGTGGTGTGGACTCATTCTATAACCGCCTCCCGGACCCCGGCActcctcctcccaccctcttCCACACCAACTCCTTCACAGCCGGCTTCCAGAGCATCGTAGACGCATACGGTGTTGCCAGATACAGAGAGGTCAAcccag CGGTGTACACCATTATCACCTTCCCCTTCCTGTTTGCGGTGATGTTTGGGGACGTGGGCCACGGCCTCCTCATGACCATGGCCGCCCTTTGGATGGTGCTGCAGGAGAGAGACCTCAATCTCAGGACCAACGACAACGAG ATCTGGCAGATGATGTTTGGTGGTCGGTATCTGATCCTGTTGATGGGTCTATTCTCTATCTACACCGGAGCCGTCTACAACGAGTGTTTCAGTAAAGGCCTCAGCCCCTTCCCCTCGGGATGGCACCTACAACCTATGTTCCAGCACTACAACTGGAG TGATGAGACTCTGAGAGAGAACCAGTATCTTACTCTGGACCCGAACGTGACCGGAGTGTTCCAGGGACCCTATCCATTTGGAATCGACCCG ATCTGGCGGCTGGCCAACAACCACCTGACGTTCCTGAACTCGTACAAGATGAAGATGTCCGTCATCATCGGGGTCGTCCACATGACTTTCGGAGTCTGCCTGTCCTTTTTCAACTACAT TCACTTGAACCAGCTGAGCAGTGTGTTCCTGGTACTGATCCCAGAGCTGTTGTTCATGCAGTGTCTGTTTGGCTACCTGGTCTTCATGGTGTTGTTTAAGTGGGTGGCGTTCAGCCCCCAGGACTCAGACCGGGCCCCCAGCATCCTCATACACTTCATAGATATGTTCCTGTTCACTGAGGATGAGGATAATCCGCCCCTCTACCACGGACAG atGATAGTCCAGAGGGTCCTGGTGGTGGTAGCTCTGGCGTCAGTGCCTGTCCTGTTACTAGGGAAACCACTCTATCTCTACTACAACCACAGAAGAAGAGCCAACACAAGAGGG GGAGAAGAGCGCCCTCTTGTGACGGACACCAGCTCCATCAACGCATTACAAGGAGACCTGGAGGAAGGAGGAaccagagaggaggag GAGTTTGATACAGCGGATGTGTTCATGCACCAGGCCATCCACACTATAGAATACTGTCTGggctgcatctccaacacagctTCCTACCTACGACTGTGGGCCCTCAGCCTCGCACATGCAC AGCTGTCGGAGGTGCTATGGGTGATGGTGATGCGTATCAGCCTGTCGTGGCAGGGTTACGTGGGCTCTGTAGTTCTAGCCGTCATCTTTTCCTTCTTCGCCACACTCACCGTCTCCATCCTGCTCGTCATGGAGGGGCTGTCCGCGTTCCTGCACGCTCTCAGATTGCACTG GGTGGAGTTCCAGAATAAGTTCTACAGTGGAACGGGATACAAGCTCaaccctttctccttctcctccatccTAAACCCGCTATAG
- the tcirg1a gene encoding V-type proton ATPase 116 kDa subunit a 3 isoform X1, giving the protein MEYVRKHSSQLVCTCSEAWDAVWAGSLARVYALKRLTHVGHGEREHTVLVAMGAFFRSEEVCLVQLFLQSGSAYNCVSELGELGLVEFRDLNPNVNSFQRKFVNEVRRCEEMEKTFTYLEQEIVRSLFPPQVGPLPTPSPLPSAPQPRELMAIEEESERLARELREVSRNRDCLMNQLIQLSQYRGVLIQTHTLTVSQAHPPSTLETVALLDNRQDIRLSFVAGVVHPWKVPSFERLLWRACRGYIIVDFREMEERLELPETGEMVQWTVFLISFWGEQIGQKVKKICDCFHTHTFDYPEGTTEREKILHGLQGRIVDIKTVLSQTEHYLQQLLCRSVAVLPQWKVRVQKCKAVQAVLNLCSPSVTDKCLIAEAWCPVRKLLLLQSALIEGTRKNGSGVDSFYNRLPDPGTPPPTLFHTNSFTAGFQSIVDAYGVARYREVNPAVYTIITFPFLFAVMFGDVGHGLLMTMAALWMVLQERDLNLRTNDNEIWQMMFGGRYLILLMGLFSIYTGAVYNECFSKGLSPFPSGWHLQPMFQHYNWSDETLRENQYLTLDPNVTGVFQGPYPFGIDPIWRLANNHLTFLNSYKMKMSVIIGVVHMTFGVCLSFFNYIHLNQLSSVFLVLIPELLFMQCLFGYLVFMVLFKWVAFSPQDSDRAPSILIHFIDMFLFTEDEDNPPLYHGQMIVQRVLVVVALASVPVLLLGKPLYLYYNHRRRANTRGGEERPLVTDTSSINALQGDLEEGGTREEEEFDTADVFMHQAIHTIEYCLGCISNTASYLRLWALSLAHAQLSEVLWVMVMRISLSWQGYVGSVVLAVIFSFFATLTVSILLVMEGLSAFLHALRLHWVEFQNKFYSGTGYKLNPFSFSSILNPL; this is encoded by the exons AtggaatatgtccgtaaacactccagccagctggtctgcacatgctctgaagcttgggatgccgtctgggccggcagccttgcgagggtttacGCGCTGAAACgacttactcacgtcggccacggcgAACGAGAGCACACAGTCCTC GTCGCCATGGGCGCGTTCTTCCGGAGCGAGGAGGTGTGTCTCGTGCAGCTCTTTCTCCAATCGGGGTCAGCCTACAACTGCGTCAGCGAGCTTGGAGAGCTGGGACTGGTCGAATTCAGAGAC TTGAACCCCAATGTCAACTCGTTCCAGAGGAAGTTTGTGAACGAGGTGCGGCGCTGTGAGGAGATGGAGAAGACCTTCA cGTACCTGGAGCAGGAGATCGTTCGGTCCCTGTTCCCCCCGCAGGTGGGTCCTCTCCCCACCCCCAGCCCCTTGCCCTCCGCCCCCCAGCCCAGAGAACTCATGGCCATcgaggaggagagcgagaggcTGGCCAGGGAGCTacgagag GTGTCCAGGAACAGAGACTGCCTGATGAACCAGCTGATCCAGCTCAGCCAATACAGAGGGGTTCTGATCCAGACACACACCCTCACCGTCTCACAG GCTCATCCTCCCTCTACTCTGGAGACTGTTGCCTTACTGGACAACAGACAAGACATCAGGCTGAG TTTTGTGGCTGGCGTGGTCCACCCGTGGAAGGTTCCGTCGTTTGAGCGGCTGCTATGGCGAGCGTGCCGCGGTTACATCATCGTCGATttcagggagatggaggagaggctGGAGCTTCCTGAAACA GGCGAGATGGTCCAGTGGACAGTCTTCCTCATCTCTTTCTGGGGCGAGCAGATTGGACAGAAAGTCAAGAAGATCTGTGATTG tTTTCACACCCACACCTTTGACTACCCAGAGGGCAcgacggagagagagaagattcTGCACGGGCTGCAGGGAAGGATAGTAGACATCAAAACG GTCCTCTCCCAGACGGAACATTACCTGCAGCAGTTGTTGTGTCGCTCGGTGGCCGTGCTGCCCCAGTGGAAGGTGCGGGTCCAGAAGTGCAAGGCCGTCCAGGCCGTGCTCAACCTCTGCAGCCCCTCCGTCACTGACAAGTGTCTGATCGCCGAGGCCTGGTGTCCCGTCAGGAaactgctgctgctgcagagCGCCCTGATAGAGGGAacg agGAAGAACGGTAGTGGTGTGGACTCATTCTATAACCGCCTCCCGGACCCCGGCActcctcctcccaccctcttCCACACCAACTCCTTCACAGCCGGCTTCCAGAGCATCGTAGACGCATACGGTGTTGCCAGATACAGAGAGGTCAAcccag CGGTGTACACCATTATCACCTTCCCCTTCCTGTTTGCGGTGATGTTTGGGGACGTGGGCCACGGCCTCCTCATGACCATGGCCGCCCTTTGGATGGTGCTGCAGGAGAGAGACCTCAATCTCAGGACCAACGACAACGAG ATCTGGCAGATGATGTTTGGTGGTCGGTATCTGATCCTGTTGATGGGTCTATTCTCTATCTACACCGGAGCCGTCTACAACGAGTGTTTCAGTAAAGGCCTCAGCCCCTTCCCCTCGGGATGGCACCTACAACCTATGTTCCAGCACTACAACTGGAG TGATGAGACTCTGAGAGAGAACCAGTATCTTACTCTGGACCCGAACGTGACCGGAGTGTTCCAGGGACCCTATCCATTTGGAATCGACCCG ATCTGGCGGCTGGCCAACAACCACCTGACGTTCCTGAACTCGTACAAGATGAAGATGTCCGTCATCATCGGGGTCGTCCACATGACTTTCGGAGTCTGCCTGTCCTTTTTCAACTACAT TCACTTGAACCAGCTGAGCAGTGTGTTCCTGGTACTGATCCCAGAGCTGTTGTTCATGCAGTGTCTGTTTGGCTACCTGGTCTTCATGGTGTTGTTTAAGTGGGTGGCGTTCAGCCCCCAGGACTCAGACCGGGCCCCCAGCATCCTCATACACTTCATAGATATGTTCCTGTTCACTGAGGATGAGGATAATCCGCCCCTCTACCACGGACAG atGATAGTCCAGAGGGTCCTGGTGGTGGTAGCTCTGGCGTCAGTGCCTGTCCTGTTACTAGGGAAACCACTCTATCTCTACTACAACCACAGAAGAAGAGCCAACACAAGAGGG GGAGAAGAGCGCCCTCTTGTGACGGACACCAGCTCCATCAACGCATTACAAGGAGACCTGGAGGAAGGAGGAaccagagaggaggag GAGTTTGATACAGCGGATGTGTTCATGCACCAGGCCATCCACACTATAGAATACTGTCTGggctgcatctccaacacagctTCCTACCTACGACTGTGGGCCCTCAGCCTCGCACATGCAC AGCTGTCGGAGGTGCTATGGGTGATGGTGATGCGTATCAGCCTGTCGTGGCAGGGTTACGTGGGCTCTGTAGTTCTAGCCGTCATCTTTTCCTTCTTCGCCACACTCACCGTCTCCATCCTGCTCGTCATGGAGGGGCTGTCCGCGTTCCTGCACGCTCTCAGATTGCACTG GGTGGAGTTCCAGAATAAGTTCTACAGTGGAACGGGATACAAGCTCaaccctttctccttctcctccatccTAAACCCGCTATAG
- the tcirg1a gene encoding V-type proton ATPase 116 kDa subunit a 3 isoform X3 gives MEYVRKHSSQLVCTCSEAWDAVWAGSLARVYALKRLTHVGHGEREHTVLVAMGAFFRSEEVCLVQLFLQSGSAYNCVSELGELGLVEFRDLNPNVNSFQRKFVNEVRRCEEMEKTFTYLEQEIVRSLFPPQVGPLPTPSPLPSAPQPRELMAIEEESERLARELREVSRNRDCLMNQLIQLSQYRGVLIQTHTLTVSQAHPPSTLETVALLDNRQDIRLSFVAGVVHPWKVPSFERLLWRACRGYIIVDFREMEERLELPETGEMVQWTVFLISFWGEQIGQKVKKICDCFHTHTFDYPEGTTEREKILHGLQGRIVDIKTIWQMMFGGRYLILLMGLFSIYTGAVYNECFSKGLSPFPSGWHLQPMFQHYNWSDETLRENQYLTLDPNVTGVFQGPYPFGIDPIWRLANNHLTFLNSYKMKMSVIIGVVHMTFGVCLSFFNYIHLNQLSSVFLVLIPELLFMQCLFGYLVFMVLFKWVAFSPQDSDRAPSILIHFIDMFLFTEDEDNPPLYHGQMIVQRVLVVVALASVPVLLLGKPLYLYYNHRRRANTRGGEERPLVTDTSSINALQGDLEEGGTREEEEFDTADVFMHQAIHTIEYCLGCISNTASYLRLWALSLAHAQLSEVLWVMVMRISLSWQGYVGSVVLAVIFSFFATLTVSILLVMEGLSAFLHALRLHWVEFQNKFYSGTGYKLNPFSFSSILNPL, from the exons AtggaatatgtccgtaaacactccagccagctggtctgcacatgctctgaagcttgggatgccgtctgggccggcagccttgcgagggtttacGCGCTGAAACgacttactcacgtcggccacggcgAACGAGAGCACACAGTCCTC GTCGCCATGGGCGCGTTCTTCCGGAGCGAGGAGGTGTGTCTCGTGCAGCTCTTTCTCCAATCGGGGTCAGCCTACAACTGCGTCAGCGAGCTTGGAGAGCTGGGACTGGTCGAATTCAGAGAC TTGAACCCCAATGTCAACTCGTTCCAGAGGAAGTTTGTGAACGAGGTGCGGCGCTGTGAGGAGATGGAGAAGACCTTCA cGTACCTGGAGCAGGAGATCGTTCGGTCCCTGTTCCCCCCGCAGGTGGGTCCTCTCCCCACCCCCAGCCCCTTGCCCTCCGCCCCCCAGCCCAGAGAACTCATGGCCATcgaggaggagagcgagaggcTGGCCAGGGAGCTacgagag GTGTCCAGGAACAGAGACTGCCTGATGAACCAGCTGATCCAGCTCAGCCAATACAGAGGGGTTCTGATCCAGACACACACCCTCACCGTCTCACAG GCTCATCCTCCCTCTACTCTGGAGACTGTTGCCTTACTGGACAACAGACAAGACATCAGGCTGAG TTTTGTGGCTGGCGTGGTCCACCCGTGGAAGGTTCCGTCGTTTGAGCGGCTGCTATGGCGAGCGTGCCGCGGTTACATCATCGTCGATttcagggagatggaggagaggctGGAGCTTCCTGAAACA GGCGAGATGGTCCAGTGGACAGTCTTCCTCATCTCTTTCTGGGGCGAGCAGATTGGACAGAAAGTCAAGAAGATCTGTGATTG tTTTCACACCCACACCTTTGACTACCCAGAGGGCAcgacggagagagagaagattcTGCACGGGCTGCAGGGAAGGATAGTAGACATCAAAACG ATCTGGCAGATGATGTTTGGTGGTCGGTATCTGATCCTGTTGATGGGTCTATTCTCTATCTACACCGGAGCCGTCTACAACGAGTGTTTCAGTAAAGGCCTCAGCCCCTTCCCCTCGGGATGGCACCTACAACCTATGTTCCAGCACTACAACTGGAG TGATGAGACTCTGAGAGAGAACCAGTATCTTACTCTGGACCCGAACGTGACCGGAGTGTTCCAGGGACCCTATCCATTTGGAATCGACCCG ATCTGGCGGCTGGCCAACAACCACCTGACGTTCCTGAACTCGTACAAGATGAAGATGTCCGTCATCATCGGGGTCGTCCACATGACTTTCGGAGTCTGCCTGTCCTTTTTCAACTACAT TCACTTGAACCAGCTGAGCAGTGTGTTCCTGGTACTGATCCCAGAGCTGTTGTTCATGCAGTGTCTGTTTGGCTACCTGGTCTTCATGGTGTTGTTTAAGTGGGTGGCGTTCAGCCCCCAGGACTCAGACCGGGCCCCCAGCATCCTCATACACTTCATAGATATGTTCCTGTTCACTGAGGATGAGGATAATCCGCCCCTCTACCACGGACAG atGATAGTCCAGAGGGTCCTGGTGGTGGTAGCTCTGGCGTCAGTGCCTGTCCTGTTACTAGGGAAACCACTCTATCTCTACTACAACCACAGAAGAAGAGCCAACACAAGAGGG GGAGAAGAGCGCCCTCTTGTGACGGACACCAGCTCCATCAACGCATTACAAGGAGACCTGGAGGAAGGAGGAaccagagaggaggag GAGTTTGATACAGCGGATGTGTTCATGCACCAGGCCATCCACACTATAGAATACTGTCTGggctgcatctccaacacagctTCCTACCTACGACTGTGGGCCCTCAGCCTCGCACATGCAC AGCTGTCGGAGGTGCTATGGGTGATGGTGATGCGTATCAGCCTGTCGTGGCAGGGTTACGTGGGCTCTGTAGTTCTAGCCGTCATCTTTTCCTTCTTCGCCACACTCACCGTCTCCATCCTGCTCGTCATGGAGGGGCTGTCCGCGTTCCTGCACGCTCTCAGATTGCACTG GGTGGAGTTCCAGAATAAGTTCTACAGTGGAACGGGATACAAGCTCaaccctttctccttctcctccatccTAAACCCGCTATAG